One Augochlora pura isolate Apur16 chromosome 10, APUR_v2.2.1, whole genome shotgun sequence DNA window includes the following coding sequences:
- the LOC144475521 gene encoding uncharacterized protein LOC144475521, whose translation MGRRSINTTKSGKYMNPTDQARKEARKKELKKNKKQRQLVRAAVLKGKDPAQIIEEMEKIDQMEYNVMQPPPLNEKVLKDKRKKLKETLDRVLKMYAKDDQEKWAELKEQLIQYERRRIDLVSYFEAVRHAQQVQVDEIPLPSAGNDISRMYPGSLTSQIPLPDMPQPPAHMYPPHPHYLPQHHPLMNIPIPPSILKKTSAYATSPSIPILAPNKEPPGVPPFPPPDLSSDEEDVPEKGKEPVQKLRTIRFADDKEDKQESDNKEKETDKEKEKERDMSKVKPTTLQQKMLAMAGQDIDQFMREMEVVHKKRETERAQDLNARLSLLEAENESNSKSNNKSSNNKTEEDDLEPPGASDHSSNHNQHTSSHSHSQHAQPHTMPPMGMPPHPLMYRPPPPPLHLRMPPPPPPRIGLRLPPGPPPGMPRMLRPGPPSMPRMPPPQMQMPNLSNMTNIGNPQMQTQSGTGSQPKTPNVLSAAPQLINRKDKDGKSTTTIEAKPQIRNLAADVTRFLPTSLRVKRDDKKKPSTLSRLTERIPETQPLRTTQPKTKDDAYMQFMQEMEGLL comes from the exons ATGGGTCGCCGTTCTATCAACACCACAAAAAGTGGGAAGTACATGAATCCCACAGACCAAGCAC GAAAAGAAGCACgtaaaaaggaattaaaaaagaataaaaagcaGAGGCAGCTGGTACGAGCTGCTGTTTTAAAGGGCAAAGATCCTGCTCAAATCATTGAAGAAATGGAAAAGATAGATCAGATGG aatataatgtCATGCAGCCTCCACCGCTTAATGAGAAAGTTTTAAAAGACAAAAGGAAAAAACTGAAGGAAACTCTAGATCGTGTATTGAAAATGTAT GCAAAAGATGATCAAGAGAAATGGGCAGAGTTGAAAGAGCAATTAATACAGTATGAACGTAGGAGAATAGATCTAGTTTCATATTTTGAAGCTGTGCGACATGCACAACAAGTACAAGTTGACGAAATTCCTTTACCTTCAGCTGGCAATGATATATCTCGAATGTATCCTG gttCTTTAACATCACAAATACCTCTACCAGATATGCCACAGCCACCAGCACATATGTATCCCCCTCATCCACATTATTTACCTCAACATCATCCTTTGATGAACATACCTATACCACCAAGTATTCTAAAAAAAACAAGTGCATATGCAACATCTCCTTCTATACCAATATTAGCACCTAATAAAGAACCACCAGGGGTTCCACCATTTCCACCTCCAGATTTATCTAGTGATGAAGAAGATGTACCTGAAAAG GGTAAAGAACCGGTACAAAAATTGAGGACAATCCGATTTGCGGATGATAAAGAAGACAAGCAAGAGTCAgataataaagagaaagaaacagataaagagaaagaaaaagaaagagatatgTCAAAAGTAAAGCCAACAACATTACAACAAAAGATGTTGGCTATGGCAGGACAAGATATTGATCAATTTATGCGTGAAATGGAAGTCGTCCATAAAAAACGAGAAACCGAACGAGCTCAAGACTTAAATGCTCGATTATCCTTACTCGAAGCAGAGAACGAATCTAATTCAAAATCTAATAACAAATCtagcaataataaaactgaagAAGACGATCTTGAACCTCCAGGAGCATCGGATCACTCTTCTAACCATAATCAGCATACATCTTCGCATTCCCATTCTCAACATGCACAACCTCATACTATGCCTCCCATGGGAATGCCACCTCATCCTTTAATGTATagaccaccaccaccacctctACACTTAAGAATGcctccaccaccacctccGCGTATTGGATTACGGTTACCTCCTG gTCCCCCACCAGGGATGCCAAGAATGTTGAGACCTGGTCCACCGAGTATGCCTAGAATGCCTCCCCCGCAAATGCAAATGCCAAATCTATCGAATATGACAAATATAGGAAATCCTCAAATGCAGACACAATCAGGAACTGGATCGCAACCCAAAACACCCAATGTTCTTTCTGCTGCACCGCAATTGATTAATAGGAAAGATAAAGATGGAAAGAGCACTACAACTATCGAAGCGAAGCCGCAAATTCGAAATTTGGCAGCCGATGTTACGCGATTTTTACCTACATCTCTTCGAGTGAAAAGAGACGATAAGAAAAAGCCAAGTACTTTATCGAGACTTACAGAAAGAATACCAGAAACGCAACCATTACGCACGACGCAGCCCAAGACTAAAGATGACGCGTACATGCAATTTATGCAAGAAATGGAAGGATTGCTTTAA